One window of Phoenix dactylifera cultivar Barhee BC4 chromosome 5, palm_55x_up_171113_PBpolish2nd_filt_p, whole genome shotgun sequence genomic DNA carries:
- the LOC103711661 gene encoding transcription factor GHD7-like codes for MTTAMSSSGLCGVCGSTGDACAHCTDLNCAIPMFPEASREHEALHEFQFFGHDNNVAWLFNDPKACEPREEERPRPVVPAFKYFDSSFREACNPGHGLTFDACLSTTSPPDRVQTSMEGPPMGLAAKSATIASFSGNMFTDASSGNSKEVVDANASSQGDPNMERQAKVMRYKEKRQKRRYEKQIRYASRKAYAEMRPRIKGRFAKIPETSQTAAEPPPDYDPERLDLRWLRS; via the exons ATGACCACAGCCATGTCGTCGTCCGGCCTATGCGGCGTGTGCGGCAGCACGGGCGATGCGTGCGCCCACTGCACCGATCTCAACTGCGCGATCCCGATGTTCCCGGAGGCAAGTCGGGAGCACGAAGCCCTCCATGAGTTCCAATTCTTCGGGCACGACAACAACGTCGCCTGGCTTTTTAACGATCCGAAAGCGTGCGAGCCGCGGGAGGAAGAGAGGCCGCGGCCGGTCGTTCCCGCTTTCAAGTACTTCGATAGCAGCTTCCGTGAAGCTTGCAATCCCGGGCATGGGCTGACCTTTGATGCTTGTTTAAGTACGACCAGCCCACCGGACCGCGTCCAGACATCAATGGAGGGTCCGCCCATGGGGCTGGCGGCAAAAAGTGCCACCATC GCGTCATTTTCTGGCAATATGTTCACCGATGCCTCAAGCGGAAACAGCAAGGAGGTTGTCGATGCCAATGCTTCTAGCCAAGGCGACCCCAACATGGAGAGACAAGCCAAGGTCATGAGGTACAAAGAGAAAAGGCAGAAGAGACGGTACGAGAAGCAAATACGGTACGCATCAAGGAAGGCATATGCTGAAATGAGACCAAGGATCAAAGGGAGGTTCGCCAAGATTCCTGAAACAAGCCAGACAGCAGCTGAGCCGCCTCCGGATTATGACCCAGAAAGGCTTGACCTTCGATGGCTCCGTTCCTAA